A genomic region of Persephonella marina EX-H1 contains the following coding sequences:
- a CDS encoding Trm112 family protein, with the protein MIPEDILQILACPVCKKDLIYTENSFVCTECKLEYPIIDDIPVFLIEEAKKLTDEDIKKMIEKER; encoded by the coding sequence ATGATACCTGAAGATATACTGCAGATATTAGCCTGTCCTGTATGTAAAAAGGATCTCATATATACGGAGAACTCTTTTGTATGTACAGAATGTAAACTTGAGTATCCTATTATAGACGATATTCCTGTTTTCCTTATAGAAGAGGCGAAAAAGTTAACCGATGAAGATATTAAAAAGATGATAGAAAAGGAAAGATGA